One genomic region from Leptospira inadai serovar Lyme str. 10 encodes:
- a CDS encoding ParA family protein encodes MIVVSIANQKGGEGKTTTSLNLAWGLARRGKKTLIIDIDPQANSTGIFLNPDSLEKSMHNIFQAKAKVRDVMVPTHVENLSIAPSRLALAEAETVAAIVDAPYILRDALADLEKDLDFCIIDCPPSLSIFTINALVASNYVIIPLQAEKFSVDGILGLQQTINSIKKRINPGLEILGALVTQLKPQTLLTKTIVPVLTKYFRIFENSISDGVAVGESHLAKKSVFEYNKSSRQAQEYEGFVEEFLNELKK; translated from the coding sequence ATGATCGTAGTATCTATCGCAAATCAAAAAGGAGGGGAAGGCAAAACGACCACCTCTTTGAATCTCGCATGGGGCCTCGCACGCCGTGGCAAAAAGACTCTCATCATAGACATTGATCCTCAGGCAAACTCCACTGGAATTTTTTTGAATCCCGATAGTCTTGAAAAATCCATGCACAATATCTTTCAAGCAAAGGCAAAAGTGAGGGATGTTATGGTCCCTACACATGTAGAAAATCTCAGTATCGCTCCGTCTAGGCTCGCGCTCGCGGAGGCAGAGACGGTCGCAGCCATCGTAGACGCCCCGTACATTCTTCGGGACGCTTTGGCAGATCTTGAAAAGGATTTGGATTTTTGTATTATAGATTGCCCTCCGAGCCTTTCCATTTTTACAATTAACGCACTCGTCGCTTCCAATTATGTGATTATCCCATTACAGGCGGAGAAGTTTTCCGTTGATGGGATTCTAGGGCTGCAGCAAACAATCAATAGTATTAAAAAAAGGATTAATCCGGGATTAGAAATCCTGGGGGCGTTGGTAACGCAGCTAAAACCTCAAACCCTATTGACCAAAACGATTGTTCCTGTTCTGACAAAATACTTTAGAATTTTTGAAAATAGTATTTCTGACGGCGTGGCCGTGGGCGAATCCCACTTGGCCAAAAAATCGGTTTTCGAATATAATAAGTCGAGTCGACAAGCTCAGGAATATGAGGGTTTCGTAGAGGAGTTCCTGAATGAGCTCAAAAAGTAA
- a CDS encoding ParB/RepB/Spo0J family partition protein, whose product MSSKSKRLGSLADVFQAEKLEGTIRKIRLDKIRPSESQPRQERKKGVEELAQSLQKDGLLQPILVTKQSNDEYYTIIAGERRFHAATLLNWAEVECKILDRDAKETFRLAIIENLQRENLSPYEEIEAMSHLKLTFSYTDLELGNLFGKSRSYMTELLGISGLNKEELKICKDSGIETKNLLIQAANASKKGTFQDFIQKFNSGELKTVKDAKSFNRSENTLFPTTGTKPHESVHAQEYSPRPYKLGKKGNSILVSSDDEEFLQEMYKFLRKEISKKFGKPS is encoded by the coding sequence ATGAGCTCAAAAAGTAAACGGCTTGGGTCACTGGCGGACGTCTTTCAAGCGGAAAAGCTGGAAGGCACCATCCGAAAAATACGATTAGATAAGATTCGGCCATCCGAAAGCCAGCCCAGGCAGGAGCGAAAAAAAGGAGTGGAAGAGCTGGCCCAGAGCCTTCAAAAAGACGGCCTGCTCCAACCGATCTTAGTAACAAAACAATCCAATGACGAATACTATACCATTATTGCCGGTGAAAGAAGATTTCATGCCGCAACCCTCCTAAACTGGGCCGAAGTCGAATGTAAAATTCTAGACCGCGACGCGAAAGAAACCTTCCGGTTAGCAATCATAGAAAACCTTCAAAGAGAAAACCTATCTCCTTATGAGGAAATAGAAGCAATGAGCCACTTAAAATTGACCTTCTCTTATACGGATCTGGAGCTCGGAAATTTGTTCGGAAAAAGCAGGAGCTATATGACCGAGCTGCTGGGCATTTCCGGGCTGAATAAAGAAGAATTAAAAATTTGCAAAGATTCCGGAATCGAAACCAAGAACTTACTCATCCAGGCCGCAAATGCCTCCAAAAAAGGGACATTTCAGGATTTTATCCAAAAATTCAATTCCGGCGAACTCAAAACCGTAAAAGATGCAAAGTCTTTTAACAGATCGGAAAACACCCTCTTCCCCACTACAGGTACCAAGCCTCATGAATCGGTCCACGCTCAGGAATATTCTCCTCGCCCTTATAAGCTAGGAAAAAAAGGAAATTCGATCCTAGTATCTTCCGATGACGAAGAGTTCCTTCAGGAAATGTATAAATTTCTGCGAAAAGAAATCTCTAAAAAATTCGGAAAACCTTCCTAA
- a CDS encoding phosphatidylinositol phospholipase has translation MAAKIKRTSFQKLLNAMKKLIMEVNDNEILRRLETLMATSKEDLNQAVVRSLLENPLEFDPKSVPEPYAQYVRHFVYMVKRNKKRGLDVTFDAGNLDSKSLKKSPPVKPQEAVKKSPPKRKRA, from the coding sequence ATGGCTGCCAAAATAAAGCGGACTTCCTTTCAGAAACTTCTTAATGCGATGAAAAAACTTATCATGGAAGTGAATGATAACGAAATTCTACGTAGGCTTGAGACCCTCATGGCCACGAGCAAAGAAGATTTGAACCAGGCGGTCGTTCGCTCTCTTTTGGAAAATCCTTTGGAATTCGATCCAAAATCGGTACCGGAGCCGTATGCCCAATATGTCCGACACTTCGTTTATATGGTTAAGCGAAATAAAAAGCGAGGCCTTGATGTCACGTTTGACGCCGGCAACCTCGACTCCAAGAGTCTAAAAAAATCTCCGCCGGTTAAGCCGCAGGAAGCGGTGAAAAAAAGTCCCCCGAAACGCAAGCGCGCCTAA
- the asd gene encoding aspartate-semialdehyde dehydrogenase, whose product MSKVNVAVLGATGSVGQRFIQLLENHPYFQVTHLCASENSAGKTYGTVMKKRWKISSDIPAYARDIIVTTPEPSKTPGVRLAFSGLDASIAGEVETAYANAGVNIISNSKNHRMVENVPLLSAEVNAAHLAVLPAQKASGKIVTNSNCTIMGVTISLKPLFDLFGIEAVMLFSMQAVSGAGYPGVPSMDILGNVVPFIGGEEEKAEIEPLKCLGKIENGKIINADFPISAHCNRVPVFDGHTVCVSVKLKKKATEQEIRDAWSSFKGEPQELGLPLAPSSPIVYREEEDRPQPRLDLDTGKSMSTVIGRLRPDPLFDWKYVVLSHNTVRGAAGAALLNAELMYKKNLL is encoded by the coding sequence ATGAGCAAAGTAAACGTAGCTGTACTAGGGGCCACCGGCTCTGTTGGACAGAGGTTCATCCAACTTTTGGAGAACCATCCCTATTTCCAAGTTACTCATCTATGCGCGTCCGAGAATAGTGCGGGCAAAACATACGGTACTGTAATGAAGAAGCGATGGAAGATATCCTCGGATATCCCCGCGTATGCTAGGGACATAATCGTTACAACGCCCGAGCCTTCCAAAACACCGGGAGTCAGGCTGGCTTTTTCCGGCTTAGACGCGAGCATTGCGGGAGAAGTCGAAACGGCTTACGCAAATGCGGGAGTGAATATCATCTCCAATTCTAAGAATCATAGAATGGTGGAAAACGTTCCGCTTCTTTCTGCCGAAGTAAACGCAGCGCATCTCGCCGTTCTTCCCGCTCAAAAAGCGTCGGGCAAGATCGTTACGAATTCTAATTGCACTATCATGGGAGTTACGATCTCTTTAAAGCCTCTTTTCGATCTTTTTGGAATCGAAGCCGTTATGCTTTTTTCGATGCAAGCCGTCTCCGGAGCCGGGTATCCGGGAGTTCCGAGTATGGATATACTCGGAAATGTCGTCCCATTTATCGGTGGAGAAGAGGAAAAGGCGGAGATTGAGCCGTTGAAATGTCTAGGGAAAATTGAAAACGGTAAGATTATCAATGCCGATTTTCCCATTTCCGCGCATTGCAATCGTGTGCCTGTGTTTGACGGACATACGGTTTGTGTTTCCGTGAAATTGAAAAAAAAGGCAACGGAGCAAGAGATACGCGATGCATGGTCTTCCTTTAAAGGAGAACCTCAGGAACTCGGCCTACCGTTGGCCCCGTCTTCTCCCATCGTTTATAGGGAAGAGGAAGATAGACCGCAACCAAGGTTGGATTTGGATACCGGAAAAAGTATGTCGACCGTCATCGGTCGTTTGCGTCCGGACCCTCTCTTCGATTGGAAATATGTGGTGTTGAGTCATAATACCGTTAGAGGAGCGGCCGGAGCCGCTCTTTTGAACGCGGAACTTATGTACAAGAAAAACCTACTCTAA
- a CDS encoding MBOAT family O-acyltransferase, with translation MNFTTPLYTLFFVFLFLLRWLLPRFRFLPEWIPFPFLLVGSYLFYFSWSPKFGSLILATTILDYSVGKAMGFSSPGRRRLLLLLSLSGNLTVLGFFKYFGFFVENGNALLSALGLHSAIPSLKVVLPVGISFYTFQSLSYTIDVYRKEIQPEQSFWNYALFLSFFPQLVAGPIVPAREFLPQLKQWVAWENLAFREGVVLLLVGSWKKAVLADNIAILPDALFQSPAIVSQFYAWVGVFAYALQIYFDFSGYTDIALGSALLLGFRLTENFRMPYLASSFSDFWKRWHISLSSWLKNYLYISLGGNRKGEFRTYLNLLITMLLGGLWHGASWNFVVWGGIHGALLGLERGFGHFFKRKGAILEIPKIVSYAYRILVVLTIVLVWVFFRSPSWEKTEIVFAKLFFGSGGINPGDSAIRLFFLCGLLFVVSTWIGQRDEASGVFRSWVESLPGWAFAGIASLGFLFAVLLSAESQPFLYFVF, from the coding sequence ATGAATTTCACAACCCCACTTTATACCCTCTTCTTTGTTTTTCTCTTTTTACTGAGATGGCTCCTCCCTCGATTTCGCTTTCTTCCCGAATGGATTCCGTTTCCTTTCCTGTTAGTTGGCAGCTATTTATTTTATTTTTCCTGGAGTCCTAAGTTTGGGAGCTTGATACTCGCGACTACGATTTTGGATTATTCTGTCGGAAAGGCCATGGGGTTTTCTTCTCCCGGGAGAAGAAGGCTCCTTTTACTACTTTCGCTTTCCGGAAATTTAACCGTCCTGGGATTTTTTAAATATTTCGGCTTTTTTGTGGAGAATGGAAATGCCCTTTTATCGGCACTGGGATTGCACTCTGCTATCCCGTCTTTAAAGGTTGTCTTACCTGTCGGCATTTCCTTTTATACGTTTCAATCTCTTAGCTATACGATTGATGTCTACCGTAAGGAAATACAACCCGAACAAAGTTTTTGGAACTATGCGCTTTTTCTGTCTTTTTTCCCGCAGCTGGTTGCCGGCCCGATTGTTCCTGCACGGGAGTTTCTGCCTCAACTGAAGCAATGGGTGGCTTGGGAAAATTTAGCGTTTCGAGAAGGCGTCGTGTTGCTTCTTGTGGGGTCCTGGAAAAAGGCTGTTCTGGCCGATAATATTGCGATCTTACCGGATGCATTGTTTCAATCTCCTGCTATCGTATCCCAGTTTTACGCATGGGTAGGAGTGTTTGCATACGCCCTTCAAATTTATTTTGATTTTAGCGGTTATACCGATATCGCCTTGGGGTCGGCACTGCTATTAGGGTTTCGTCTTACTGAGAATTTTAGAATGCCTTATCTAGCCTCGAGTTTTTCCGATTTTTGGAAACGATGGCATATCTCATTGTCTTCCTGGTTGAAAAACTATCTCTACATTTCTTTGGGAGGAAATCGAAAAGGAGAGTTCCGGACATATCTGAATTTATTGATTACCATGTTATTGGGCGGTCTTTGGCACGGAGCTAGTTGGAATTTCGTCGTATGGGGCGGGATTCACGGGGCCTTACTCGGGTTAGAAAGAGGATTTGGCCATTTTTTTAAGAGGAAAGGAGCGATACTTGAGATCCCTAAAATAGTCTCGTATGCCTATCGAATACTCGTTGTTTTGACGATCGTACTGGTTTGGGTTTTTTTTCGCTCTCCTAGTTGGGAAAAAACGGAGATCGTATTTGCGAAATTATTTTTCGGTTCCGGCGGAATCAATCCAGGCGACTCCGCAATACGGCTGTTTTTTCTTTGCGGTTTACTTTTTGTAGTCTCTACCTGGATCGGTCAAAGAGATGAGGCTTCGGGAGTTTTTCGCAGTTGGGTTGAGAGTCTTCCTGGATGGGCCTTTGCCGGTATTGCGAGTCTGGGATTCCTCTTTGCAGTCTTACTCTCGGCCGAGTCTCAGCCGTTTCTTTATTTCGTTTTTTGA
- a CDS encoding helix-turn-helix domain-containing protein has protein sequence MLNFKQSPFMEPGIQEIFYGRPAAADLRLLLPLAFPILLKAIGSSAGLVTLPVEGEQEALEEVASWGYPEEGYFYSFLAKGSEARKKLESVSPFYLPKSAMAEFFLPESSGGLLGGILVQGKVQGFLLLEMEKSPSEWQSLFLALFCQKLAWILEGAPSVSVIAKNEAGSEDRKDQLGQILFRLSESGNSVWELYRKLGILKIRGPKGSGKKTLAKWVHRRESAGSGLLVIGVLPEHGGKLEKSLEEWEAMAQGGTLIFERIQEYSALQQKLLYEYATSERSRRPRLIFLENSETSPAEELVFFRALLESNSLEIPAWKTWPTADRRIAVSLIFEEVREAQGRFDLSLSEEAARSLAISELDRNLEDLRNSIEEGVLHSSGREIREFAIQSERPQGVSMPDADDLDLRKAVEALERQKILLAYKLFGGNQIRMSKALGISRGSLQYKLKNLGLG, from the coding sequence ATGCTTAATTTTAAACAATCTCCCTTCATGGAGCCAGGCATACAGGAGATATTTTATGGAAGACCCGCTGCCGCAGACCTTCGCCTCCTCCTGCCATTGGCCTTTCCCATTCTGCTCAAGGCGATAGGGAGTTCCGCAGGCTTAGTGACACTCCCTGTCGAGGGCGAACAGGAGGCGTTAGAAGAGGTGGCTTCCTGGGGGTATCCTGAAGAGGGGTATTTCTATTCTTTTTTGGCAAAAGGTTCCGAAGCGCGGAAAAAATTAGAATCCGTTTCCCCATTCTATCTTCCAAAATCTGCAATGGCGGAATTCTTTTTACCCGAATCATCCGGTGGACTTTTGGGCGGTATTCTGGTGCAAGGAAAAGTTCAGGGGTTCTTACTTTTGGAAATGGAGAAGTCTCCGTCCGAATGGCAATCCCTGTTTTTAGCCCTGTTTTGCCAGAAGCTCGCCTGGATTTTGGAGGGTGCGCCAAGCGTCTCTGTAATTGCAAAAAACGAAGCCGGTTCCGAAGATCGAAAGGATCAGCTCGGGCAAATTCTTTTTCGCTTGAGCGAGAGTGGCAATTCCGTCTGGGAATTATATCGAAAATTGGGAATTCTCAAAATTCGAGGGCCAAAGGGCTCCGGCAAAAAAACATTGGCCAAATGGGTGCATAGAAGGGAATCGGCTGGCAGCGGTTTGTTGGTGATCGGCGTGCTTCCGGAGCATGGGGGCAAGCTTGAAAAATCCCTGGAGGAATGGGAGGCGATGGCTCAAGGCGGCACCCTCATTTTTGAAAGGATTCAGGAATATTCGGCGCTACAGCAGAAGCTATTATATGAATACGCGACGAGTGAAAGGAGTCGCCGTCCAAGATTGATTTTTTTAGAAAATTCAGAGACTTCGCCTGCCGAGGAACTCGTTTTCTTTCGGGCCTTATTGGAGTCTAATTCCCTTGAGATTCCCGCATGGAAAACCTGGCCAACGGCAGATAGACGGATTGCAGTTTCGCTTATTTTCGAGGAGGTTCGGGAAGCCCAGGGAAGGTTCGATTTAAGTCTTTCGGAAGAAGCGGCCCGATCACTGGCGATTTCAGAATTAGATCGTAATTTAGAAGATCTTAGAAATTCGATAGAGGAGGGAGTTTTGCACTCCTCTGGCAGAGAAATCCGAGAATTCGCAATCCAATCGGAGCGGCCTCAGGGGGTTTCTATGCCGGACGCGGACGATTTGGATCTTCGCAAAGCCGTTGAGGCATTGGAGCGTCAGAAAATACTTCTGGCCTACAAACTTTTTGGAGGGAACCAGATTCGCATGTCCAAGGCGCTCGGAATATCAAGAGGGTCCCTCCAATATAAATTAAAGAATTTGGGATTAGGATAG